The following proteins come from a genomic window of Elusimicrobiota bacterium:
- a CDS encoding TlpA family protein disulfide reductase — protein MPFPLRSVRRGPALWAAALLLAACRPSAADRAPAAAPTEATPTAPGAAPAFALKSLTGETVSLASLKGNVVFIDFWATWCPPCRISMPSVERLHADYKGKPVRVIGVSVDEDIDALRAFLKKKKTAHPVLMDPDSATASAYGAEGIPHFVVVDREGRLVDQWSGFAPGFSDDWRKTIDRLLKS, from the coding sequence GTGCCCTTCCCGCTTCGATCGGTCCGACGGGGGCCCGCTTTGTGGGCGGCGGCCCTGCTGTTGGCCGCCTGCCGTCCGTCGGCGGCCGACCGCGCTCCCGCGGCCGCCCCAACGGAAGCGACGCCAACCGCCCCCGGCGCGGCCCCGGCCTTCGCTCTTAAGTCCCTGACGGGCGAAACCGTCTCCCTGGCCTCCCTCAAAGGAAACGTCGTGTTCATCGACTTCTGGGCCACCTGGTGCCCGCCCTGCCGCATTTCCATGCCCTCGGTGGAGCGCCTGCACGCGGACTACAAAGGCAAACCGGTGCGGGTGATCGGCGTGAGTGTCGACGAAGACATCGACGCCCTGCGCGCCTTCCTGAAGAAAAAAAAGACCGCCCACCCCGTTTTGATGGATCCCGACTCCGCCACGGCCTCGGCCTACGGGGCCGAGGGCATTCCCCACTTCGTGGTGGTCGACCGGGAGGGCCGCTTGGTCGACCAATGGTCCGGGTTCGCCCCGGGTTTCAGCGACGACTGGCGCAAAACCATCGACCGCCTGCTGAAAAGCTAA
- the rho gene encoding transcription termination factor Rho translates to MENHPSNPHPAPGTAAGIPGGAPAGGNVPSRHLKAAVLSRAPMGELMKLAEDLKVSVAGMRRQEVIARLLEAQARESGELVRQGVLEVLQDGFGFLRSPDYNYLPGPDDIYISPSQIKKFALRKGDTVAGQVRPPKDQERFFALLQVHSINGDPVEKAMHRPLFDNLTPLYPQTRLNLETKKEETNTRVLNLVAPIGKGQRGLIVAAPRTGKTIFLQKIANAITENHPEVSLIVLLIDERPEEVTDMQRSVKGEVISSTFDEPADRHVQVAEMVIEKAKRQVECGKDVVILLDSITRLARGYNTVTPSSGRVLSGGLDSNALQRPKRFFGAARNIEEGGSLTIVATALVETGSRMDDVIFEEFKGTGNMEVYLDRKLADRRVFPAIDMHRSGTRKEELLLSPDELNKVWILRKVLSTMTPVDAMELLIEKISATKSNKDFLRSMEVSSMDK, encoded by the coding sequence ATGGAAAATCACCCCTCGAATCCCCACCCCGCCCCCGGCACCGCCGCGGGCATTCCCGGCGGCGCGCCCGCGGGCGGCAACGTCCCGTCGCGCCACCTCAAAGCCGCGGTGCTGTCCCGCGCGCCCATGGGCGAATTGATGAAACTCGCCGAGGATTTGAAGGTCTCCGTGGCGGGCATGCGCCGTCAAGAAGTCATCGCCCGCCTTTTGGAAGCCCAGGCGCGCGAATCGGGCGAGTTGGTCCGCCAGGGGGTCTTGGAGGTCCTGCAAGACGGGTTCGGCTTTTTGCGAAGCCCGGATTACAACTATTTGCCGGGGCCCGACGACATCTACATCAGCCCCAGCCAAATCAAAAAGTTTGCCCTGCGCAAGGGCGACACCGTCGCCGGCCAGGTGCGACCGCCCAAGGACCAGGAACGATTTTTCGCCCTGCTCCAGGTGCACTCCATCAACGGCGACCCGGTCGAGAAGGCCATGCACCGTCCGCTCTTCGACAACCTGACCCCGCTCTACCCCCAGACCCGCTTGAACCTCGAAACAAAAAAAGAAGAAACGAACACCCGGGTTCTGAACCTCGTGGCCCCCATCGGCAAGGGCCAGCGTGGGTTGATCGTCGCGGCCCCGCGCACGGGCAAAACAATCTTCCTTCAAAAAATCGCCAACGCCATCACGGAGAACCACCCCGAGGTGTCCCTCATCGTGCTCCTGATCGACGAGCGCCCCGAAGAGGTCACGGACATGCAGCGCTCGGTCAAGGGCGAGGTCATCAGCTCGACATTCGACGAGCCCGCCGACCGGCACGTGCAGGTCGCCGAGATGGTCATTGAAAAGGCCAAGCGCCAAGTGGAGTGCGGCAAGGACGTGGTGATCCTGTTGGACTCCATCACGCGCCTGGCGCGCGGCTACAACACGGTGACCCCGTCGTCGGGCCGCGTGCTGTCGGGCGGTTTGGATTCGAACGCCCTGCAGCGCCCCAAACGCTTTTTCGGCGCCGCCCGCAACATCGAGGAGGGCGGCAGCCTCACCATCGTGGCCACGGCGCTGGTCGAAACCGGCAGCCGCATGGACGACGTGATCTTCGAAGAATTCAAAGGCACCGGCAACATGGAGGTCTACCTCGACCGCAAGCTCGCCGACCGCCGCGTGTTCCCCGCCATCGACATGCACCGCTCCGGGACCCGCAAAGAGGAGCTGTTGCTCAGCCCCGACGAGCTCAACAAGGTCTGGATCCTGCGCAAGGTGCTCTCGACCATGACCCCCGTCGACGCCATGGAGCTGTTGATCGAAAAGATCTCCGCCACCAAATCCAACAAAGACTTCCTGCGTTCCATGGAAGTCTCGAGCATGGACAAATAA
- a CDS encoding M23 family metallopeptidase produces the protein MKRPTDLLYGAVLLAAALVAFLATGGGASFPVSAGPTASFSDALLLTSAPSLPGPTADTFAALGKLGRVVVGQYEVRDTDTLSSVAKTFGSGPDYLRSTNRLASVNLPPGKTLLVHNGLGMLYQVREKNGRPESLQDIAKRYNLKPESVARANGLSGVSLLSGAWLEAGSVLFLPTVRLRFSDYILPVAWSRGQRMISSGYGMRRHPISRTRRFHQGLDMPRPAGSPVRSAREGRVIFAGWRGAYGRLIILKHANGICTWYGHLSTIDVQAGDKIKQGQFIGRVGSSGQATGPHLHFEVRDRYGNTMNPKKYLF, from the coding sequence ATGAAGAGACCGACGGACCTGTTGTACGGCGCCGTGTTGCTCGCGGCCGCGCTGGTGGCCTTCCTGGCCACCGGGGGCGGCGCGTCGTTCCCGGTCAGCGCGGGCCCGACGGCGTCGTTTTCGGACGCCCTGCTTTTGACGTCCGCGCCCTCGCTGCCCGGCCCCACCGCCGACACCTTCGCCGCCCTGGGCAAGTTGGGCCGCGTGGTCGTCGGGCAATACGAGGTGCGGGACACGGACACGCTGTCCTCGGTCGCCAAGACCTTCGGCTCGGGTCCGGACTATCTGCGCAGCACCAACCGTCTCGCCTCGGTCAACCTCCCCCCCGGCAAAACCCTCCTGGTGCACAACGGGCTCGGCATGCTTTACCAGGTGCGGGAGAAGAACGGCCGGCCCGAGTCCCTCCAGGACATCGCCAAGCGCTACAACCTCAAGCCCGAGTCCGTCGCGCGGGCCAACGGGCTCTCCGGCGTGTCGCTCTTGTCCGGGGCGTGGCTGGAGGCCGGCAGCGTGTTGTTCCTCCCCACGGTGAGGCTCCGGTTTTCCGATTACATTTTGCCGGTGGCCTGGTCCCGCGGCCAACGGATGATTTCCTCGGGCTACGGCATGCGGCGCCACCCCATTTCCCGGACGCGGCGGTTCCATCAGGGGCTCGACATGCCCCGGCCGGCCGGGTCGCCCGTGCGCAGCGCCCGGGAAGGCCGCGTCATTTTCGCCGGCTGGCGCGGGGCCTACGGGCGGTTGATCATTTTGAAGCACGCCAACGGAATTTGCACCTGGTACGGCCACCTTTCCACCATCGATGTGCAAGCGGGCGACAAAATCAAACAGGGGCAGTTCATCGGCCGGGTGGGCAGTTCCGGCCAGGCCACCGGCCCCCACCTCCATTTCGAGGTGCGCGACCGCTACGGCAACACGATGAACCCCAAAAAGTATCTGTTTTAG
- a CDS encoding isocitrate/isopropylmalate dehydrogenase family protein — protein MTIHNVTLIPGDGTGPEISATVQRVLEATGVKIAWDVVEAGADIAEKTGTPLPENVLASIRKNKVALKGPLTTPIGTGFRSVNVALRKELDLYACLRPCKSYKGVRSRYENIDLVVVRENTEDLYAGVEYEAGSMEAKEIIGWAKGKIFPDAAISIKPISRTGTERIVKFAFDYAVAHKRRKVTAVTKANIMKYTDGLFFKVAQEVARQYPGIEYEERLIDNMCMQLVQKPELYDVICLPNLYGDILSDLCAGLIGGLGIAPGANHGKEIALFEAVHGSAPKYKGMNKVNPTAVLLSGVLMLEHLGEKAAAQKLEAAIAAVIAEGKSVTYDLKPAPTDPTAVGTKEMGDAIIRKLRG, from the coding sequence ATGACCATCCACAACGTCACGTTGATTCCCGGCGACGGCACCGGGCCCGAAATTTCCGCCACCGTCCAGCGCGTGCTGGAAGCCACGGGCGTCAAAATTGCCTGGGACGTCGTTGAGGCGGGCGCCGACATCGCCGAAAAAACCGGCACGCCCTTGCCGGAGAACGTGCTGGCCTCCATCCGAAAAAACAAAGTCGCCTTGAAGGGGCCCTTGACCACCCCCATCGGGACGGGGTTCCGCTCCGTCAACGTCGCCCTGCGCAAGGAGCTGGATCTCTACGCCTGTTTGCGGCCCTGCAAGTCCTACAAGGGCGTGCGCTCCCGTTACGAAAACATCGACCTGGTGGTCGTGCGCGAGAACACCGAAGACCTCTACGCCGGGGTGGAATACGAGGCGGGGTCCATGGAGGCCAAGGAAATCATCGGCTGGGCCAAGGGCAAGATTTTTCCGGACGCGGCGATTTCCATCAAGCCCATTTCCCGCACGGGCACCGAGCGGATCGTCAAATTCGCCTTCGATTACGCCGTGGCCCACAAGCGGCGGAAAGTCACGGCGGTGACCAAGGCCAACATCATGAAATACACCGACGGCCTCTTTTTTAAAGTGGCCCAGGAAGTCGCCAGGCAATACCCGGGCATCGAATACGAGGAGCGGTTGATCGACAACATGTGCATGCAGTTGGTCCAAAAGCCCGAACTCTACGACGTGATCTGCCTGCCCAACTTGTACGGCGACATTTTGTCGGACCTGTGCGCGGGGCTCATCGGCGGGCTCGGCATCGCCCCCGGCGCCAACCACGGCAAGGAGATCGCCCTCTTCGAGGCCGTGCACGGCTCCGCGCCAAAGTACAAGGGCATGAACAAGGTGAACCCCACGGCGGTCTTGTTGTCCGGGGTGCTCATGCTCGAGCACCTGGGGGAAAAAGCCGCCGCGCAAAAACTCGAAGCCGCCATCGCCGCCGTCATCGCCGAGGGGAAAAGTGTGACCTACGACCTCAAGCCCGCGCCCACGGACCCGACGGCCGTCGGCACCAAGGAAATGGGCGACGCCATCATTCGAAAATTGCGAGGGTAA
- the trxA gene encoding thioredoxin: MEVQLSDSGFEKDVLKSSKPVLVDFWAPWCGPCRMLGPIVEEVAKEYAGKVVVGKMNTDENPDTASRYNISAIPTMLLFKGGQVVEQMVGVHSKKDIKEKLDALLK; this comes from the coding sequence ATGGAAGTTCAACTGTCCGACAGCGGTTTTGAAAAAGACGTCCTGAAATCGTCGAAACCCGTTTTGGTGGATTTTTGGGCCCCCTGGTGCGGCCCTTGCCGCATGCTGGGCCCCATCGTCGAAGAGGTTGCGAAAGAATACGCCGGCAAGGTCGTCGTGGGCAAGATGAACACCGACGAAAACCCCGACACCGCCTCGCGCTACAACATCTCCGCCATCCCGACCATGTTGCTCTTCAAGGGCGGCCAGGTGGTCGAGCAGATGGTGGGCGTCCACTCCAAAAAAGACATCAAAGAAAAACTCGACGCGCTGTTGAAATAG
- a CDS encoding dephospho-CoA kinase — MPKVKAPLRSGPPVVVGLTGGLGAGKSTALDLLAARGAAVLSADAVVRTALERNPGVRRRVARLFGPAVLGPSGRPDRAQVAAVVFRDARARSALERILHPVVRRVFRKRRHAHRRGWLVFEVPLLFEAGFDRGVDKTLVVWAPARVVRERLARSRGWGAAEVRRRLSAQMPPAEKRRRADLVLVNDGTRAALRAAVNDLIAREMR, encoded by the coding sequence ATGCCAAAAGTGAAAGCCCCTTTGCGAAGCGGTCCGCCCGTCGTCGTCGGTTTGACGGGGGGCCTCGGCGCCGGGAAATCCACGGCGCTGGATCTCCTCGCGGCCCGGGGCGCGGCCGTGTTGAGCGCCGACGCGGTCGTGCGGACCGCGTTGGAAAGGAACCCCGGGGTGCGTCGGCGGGTCGCGCGCTTGTTCGGGCCCGCTGTGCTTGGACCCTCGGGCCGTCCGGACCGGGCGCAGGTCGCGGCGGTGGTGTTTCGGGACGCGCGCGCCCGGTCCGCCCTGGAGCGGATTTTGCACCCCGTCGTCCGCCGGGTTTTTCGGAAACGCCGCCACGCCCACCGGCGGGGCTGGCTGGTGTTCGAAGTGCCGCTGCTGTTTGAGGCGGGCTTCGACCGAGGGGTGGACAAGACCCTCGTCGTCTGGGCCCCGGCGCGGGTCGTGCGGGAGCGTTTGGCGCGGTCCCGGGGCTGGGGGGCGGCGGAGGTCCGGCGCCGTTTGTCCGCGCAGATGCCCCCGGCCGAAAAGCGTCGCCGGGCGGATCTCGTTCTGGTCAACGACGGAACCCGGGCGGCTTTGCGCGCCGCCGTGAATGATTTGATCGCCCGGGAAATGCGCTAG
- a CDS encoding NifU family protein: protein MIKIIEVQATPNPDALKFIADARLVDRGAKSYEDAAAAQGHPLAEALFAAGPVASVFLLDRFVTVTKFPNGDWAALEPKIRAVLEAQAQPAAPAASETAAGGEDILARINAVIDENVRPALAGDGGGLQVVDFSDNILSVHYQGACGGCPSASAGTLFAIQNLLQRMVDPKIQVVSV, encoded by the coding sequence ATGATCAAAATCATCGAAGTGCAGGCCACACCCAATCCGGACGCGCTCAAGTTCATCGCCGACGCGCGGCTCGTTGATCGCGGCGCCAAATCCTACGAGGACGCGGCCGCCGCCCAGGGGCACCCCCTGGCCGAGGCGCTCTTCGCCGCGGGCCCGGTCGCCTCGGTGTTCCTCCTGGACCGCTTTGTCACGGTGACCAAATTCCCCAACGGGGACTGGGCCGCGCTCGAACCCAAGATCCGCGCCGTCCTGGAGGCGCAGGCCCAACCGGCGGCGCCCGCGGCGTCCGAAACCGCCGCCGGCGGCGAGGACATCCTGGCGCGCATCAACGCGGTGATCGATGAAAACGTCCGGCCCGCGCTCGCCGGGGACGGCGGAGGGCTTCAGGTCGTCGACTTCTCGGACAACATCCTCTCGGTCCACTACCAAGGCGCCTGCGGCGGCTGCCCCAGCGCCAGCGCCGGCACCCTCTTCGCCATCCAAAACCTGCTCCAGCGGATGGTCGACCCCAAAATCCAAGTCGTTTCGGTTTAA
- the mutM gene encoding bifunctional DNA-formamidopyrimidine glycosylase/DNA-(apurinic or apyrimidinic site) lyase produces the protein MPELPEVETVRRDLAALLPGRTVTRVEVPDPRAVQGFGPDGRARRRETPAAFAAALFGRTAREVLRRGKYLGVRWDDGSALLVHLRMTGQLIFGPPRPNARALIFFSDGSCLNFCDTRRFGELWRAADWSADPSVRALGPEPLGDGWDVAAWGRSLRRCGARVQSALLDQRRLAGLGNIYVTEALFLSGVRPTRRARTLRSADIPVLAANIQKVLNQGIAHRGVSFRDYRDARGERGRAREKLEVYGKAGRPCPRCETPLRGVKVNGRGTVYCPQCQK, from the coding sequence GTGCCTGAATTGCCCGAGGTGGAGACGGTCCGCCGGGACTTGGCCGCCCTGTTGCCCGGCCGGACCGTCACGCGGGTGGAGGTGCCGGACCCCCGCGCTGTCCAAGGGTTCGGGCCCGACGGTCGGGCGCGCCGGCGGGAAACGCCCGCGGCCTTCGCGGCGGCCCTGTTCGGCCGCACCGCCCGGGAAGTCCTGCGGCGGGGCAAATATTTGGGCGTGCGCTGGGACGATGGGTCCGCCCTCTTGGTCCACCTGCGCATGACGGGTCAATTGATCTTCGGACCGCCCCGCCCCAACGCCCGGGCGCTGATTTTCTTTTCCGATGGAAGCTGCCTCAACTTTTGCGACACGCGGCGGTTCGGCGAGCTTTGGCGGGCGGCCGATTGGTCGGCCGACCCGTCCGTGCGGGCGCTGGGCCCCGAGCCCCTGGGGGACGGCTGGGACGTGGCGGCCTGGGGCCGGTCCTTGCGGCGGTGCGGCGCCCGGGTCCAGTCCGCTCTCTTGGACCAGCGGCGGCTGGCCGGTCTCGGCAACATCTACGTCACCGAGGCGTTGTTCCTGTCGGGGGTCCGGCCGACCCGGCGGGCCCGGACGTTGCGGTCGGCGGACATCCCGGTCCTGGCCGCCAACATCCAAAAAGTGTTGAATCAAGGGATCGCCCACCGGGGGGTTTCCTTCCGGGATTACCGCGACGCCCGGGGCGAACGGGGCCGGGCCCGGGAGAAACTGGAAGTCTACGGAAAAGCGGGCCGCCCCTGCCCGCGCTGCGAAACGCCCCTGCGCGGCGTGAAAGTCAACGGCCGAGGAACCGTTTACTGCCCCCAATGCCAAAAGTGA
- a CDS encoding FAD:protein FMN transferase, which translates to MIEQTRARPLLGTFVVISAAGPRRAVEAGLRRAFDAVERLERRMSYFEPASDVARLNRAAHRIPVRVHPQTHRLLRAAARLTRASGGVFDIATGGALWRAGFRPPAPGAPRPDPRASGRDVRLLSGGRVRFRRPLWIDLGGIAKGQAVDRALAVLRDAGVRRARVNAGGDTASFGETAPLWRRDDRRRGAVRPFGATASGAVATSAPLLHARARRAPYVRRGRCVPGGRGVTVAAPRALWADALTKVALLAPSRARRVLAIFNARVIP; encoded by the coding sequence GTGATTGAACAAACGCGCGCGCGTCCCCTGCTGGGCACCTTCGTCGTGATTTCGGCCGCGGGGCCCCGCCGCGCGGTGGAGGCGGGACTGCGGCGGGCCTTCGACGCCGTCGAGCGCCTCGAGCGGCGGATGAGCTATTTCGAACCGGCCAGCGACGTGGCGCGGTTGAACCGCGCGGCGCACCGGATCCCCGTGCGGGTCCACCCCCAAACCCACCGCCTTTTGCGCGCGGCGGCGCGGCTGACGCGCGCGTCGGGGGGCGTGTTCGATATCGCCACCGGCGGTGCTCTGTGGCGCGCGGGGTTTCGGCCCCCCGCGCCCGGCGCGCCCCGCCCCGATCCCCGGGCCTCCGGCCGGGACGTGCGGTTGTTGTCCGGAGGCCGCGTCCGTTTTCGGCGTCCGCTGTGGATCGATCTGGGCGGTATCGCCAAGGGCCAGGCGGTGGACCGGGCCCTGGCCGTTTTGCGCGACGCGGGGGTCCGCCGCGCCCGGGTGAACGCCGGGGGCGACACGGCCTCTTTTGGCGAAACCGCCCCCCTGTGGCGGCGCGACGACCGTCGCCGGGGGGCGGTCCGCCCGTTCGGCGCGACGGCGTCCGGCGCGGTGGCGACCTCGGCGCCGCTCCTCCACGCCCGGGCCCGCCGCGCCCCCTACGTTCGCCGCGGTCGTTGCGTGCCCGGGGGACGGGGCGTGACGGTGGCGGCGCCCCGGGCCCTGTGGGCCGACGCCCTGACCAAAGTGGCCCTCCTGGCGCCCTCCCGGGCGCGGCGGGTGTTGGCGATTTTTAACGCCCGGGTGATCCCGTGA
- the ndk gene encoding nucleoside-diphosphate kinase encodes MEELTCLIVKPDGVGKAVVGKIIDRLESEGFRLTAMRLVRPTAERMGEFYAEHQGKPFYEGLLKFITSGPAVVMAWRGEDVVRRARALIGATNPKAAAPGTLRAQWGTDNRRNLIHGSDSPASGARETAFFFSAEDLAPYDPQRWAAPDMAPSA; translated from the coding sequence GTGGAAGAACTGACCTGCTTAATTGTGAAACCCGACGGCGTGGGCAAGGCCGTGGTGGGGAAAATCATCGATCGGTTGGAGAGCGAAGGTTTTCGATTGACCGCGATGCGCCTGGTCCGCCCAACGGCGGAACGCATGGGGGAGTTTTACGCGGAGCACCAAGGGAAGCCCTTTTACGAGGGGTTGCTCAAGTTCATCACCTCGGGACCCGCCGTGGTCATGGCCTGGCGGGGGGAGGATGTCGTGCGGCGCGCGCGCGCGCTCATCGGCGCCACCAACCCCAAGGCGGCGGCCCCCGGCACCCTGCGCGCCCAATGGGGCACCGACAACCGGCGGAACCTCATCCATGGGTCCGATTCCCCGGCCAGCGGCGCGCGGGAAACGGCCTTTTTCTTTTCGGCGGAGGATTTGGCGCCCTACGACCCGCAACGCTGGGCCGCCCCCGACATGGCCCCGTCGGCGTAG
- the polA gene encoding DNA polymerase I, with protein sequence MTAERGPLILVDAHGYLHRAYHALPPLNNSRGEPVGALYGFARMLLKILKQEKPARLVVCFDSPGPTFRHKAYPEYKAHRKPIEDALKFQLPLARDLVEAWGLAQAAVPGHEADDLIATLAHRGAQKKWPVVIVTADKDALQLVGGPVTVFNESRGVRYDPAAVEQKYGLTPGQLLDFFALTGDASDNVPGVPGVGEKTATALLQKYKTLDGIYKHLDEVKGALRDKLRDHERDARMSRDLVTLDTDAPVELDLDAARPPAVPPPSLTDFLRRWEFNSLLPELNTAPVPSTPEAPPAPVAAPRRVRVVLTKDELKALVARARKAEELSVDVETTGTDTVDSRLVGIALAMAPGEGWYVPIGHRALGDPVQLPFEEVRAALKDLFIDPALPKVGQNLKFDSQILAAAGLPLSPLAFDTLVGSYCLHPSRPNHGLKALALDLLGEAMTPIGQLIGTGANQIGMDQVKVEDAAPYAAADAEVTLRLAALMKTDLKEKGLENLFHEVEMPLVPVLAGMETAGIGLDVPYLEGLAKEFGHALLAVEKEIHALAGGPLNVNSPKQLAQVLFEKLKLPVVRKTKTGFSTDEETLQKLAPQHPLPERILVHRELAKLKSTYIDGLLETVKPSGRVHTRFNQAGTATGRLSSSDPNLQNIPIRTEHGRKIRRAFVPASGCVFLSADYSQIDLRVLAHVSGDPALTAAFRRGEDIHAATARDIFGLAAGAPVTEDQRRVAKSVNFGIVYGQTGFGLAQQLGLPIGQAQAYINAYLDKYHGVKKWIAAIVEEARAKGYVTTLLNRRRYLPEIKAANAAVRAFAERTAMNTPIQGTSADIIKVAMRDVARLIEKKGWAARMLLQVHDDLLFEVPRDELATVAEPLRKAMESALALDVPVVVDLKTGPNWADMTKRRA encoded by the coding sequence ATGACCGCCGAACGCGGTCCTCTTATTTTGGTCGACGCCCACGGTTATCTTCACCGGGCGTACCACGCCCTGCCGCCCCTCAACAACTCCCGGGGCGAACCCGTCGGCGCCCTCTACGGTTTCGCCCGCATGCTTTTGAAAATCCTCAAGCAAGAAAAGCCCGCGCGGCTGGTGGTCTGTTTCGACTCCCCCGGCCCGACCTTCCGCCACAAGGCTTACCCCGAATACAAAGCCCACCGCAAACCCATCGAGGACGCTTTGAAGTTCCAACTGCCCCTGGCGCGGGATTTGGTGGAGGCCTGGGGATTGGCCCAGGCGGCGGTGCCCGGACACGAGGCCGACGACCTCATCGCGACGCTCGCCCACCGGGGCGCCCAAAAAAAATGGCCGGTCGTGATCGTCACGGCGGACAAGGACGCCCTGCAACTGGTGGGCGGTCCCGTGACGGTGTTTAACGAATCGCGGGGCGTGCGCTACGACCCGGCGGCGGTGGAGCAAAAGTACGGCCTGACGCCCGGCCAGCTCCTCGATTTCTTCGCGCTCACGGGCGACGCGTCGGACAACGTGCCCGGGGTGCCCGGGGTGGGGGAGAAAACCGCCACGGCGCTCCTTCAAAAATACAAGACCCTCGATGGGATCTACAAACACCTCGACGAGGTCAAAGGCGCGCTCCGGGACAAATTGCGCGACCACGAAAGAGACGCCCGGATGAGCCGCGACCTGGTGACCTTGGACACCGACGCCCCGGTGGAATTGGATCTGGACGCGGCGCGGCCCCCGGCCGTCCCCCCGCCGTCCCTGACGGATTTCCTTCGACGGTGGGAGTTCAACAGCCTTTTGCCGGAATTGAACACCGCGCCCGTTCCCTCGACGCCCGAGGCTCCTCCCGCTCCCGTGGCCGCGCCCCGCCGCGTGCGGGTGGTGTTGACGAAGGATGAATTAAAGGCGTTGGTGGCCCGGGCGCGCAAGGCCGAGGAACTTTCGGTCGACGTGGAAACCACGGGCACGGACACCGTCGACAGCCGCCTCGTGGGCATCGCCCTGGCTATGGCCCCCGGCGAAGGCTGGTATGTTCCCATCGGCCACCGGGCGCTGGGGGATCCCGTCCAACTTCCCTTTGAAGAGGTCCGCGCCGCGCTCAAGGACCTTTTCATCGACCCGGCGCTGCCGAAGGTGGGGCAGAACCTTAAATTCGACAGCCAGATCTTGGCGGCGGCGGGCCTGCCCCTCTCGCCTTTGGCCTTCGACACCCTGGTGGGCTCCTATTGCCTCCACCCGTCCCGGCCGAACCACGGTCTCAAGGCGCTGGCCCTCGATTTGCTCGGGGAGGCCATGACGCCCATCGGGCAACTGATCGGGACCGGGGCGAATCAGATCGGCATGGACCAGGTGAAAGTGGAGGACGCCGCCCCCTACGCCGCCGCCGACGCCGAGGTCACGCTCCGGCTCGCGGCGCTCATGAAGACCGACTTAAAGGAAAAGGGCCTCGAAAATCTTTTCCACGAGGTGGAAATGCCCCTGGTGCCCGTCCTGGCCGGCATGGAGACGGCGGGCATCGGCCTCGACGTGCCCTACCTGGAGGGGTTGGCCAAGGAGTTCGGCCACGCCCTCCTCGCCGTCGAAAAAGAGATCCACGCCTTGGCGGGCGGTCCCTTGAACGTCAACTCGCCCAAGCAACTGGCCCAGGTGTTGTTTGAAAAATTGAAACTGCCGGTGGTGCGGAAAACCAAAACCGGATTTTCGACCGACGAAGAGACCCTGCAAAAACTCGCGCCCCAACACCCGCTGCCCGAGCGGATCCTCGTCCACCGGGAACTGGCGAAGCTCAAGAGCACCTACATCGACGGCCTGTTGGAAACCGTCAAGCCCTCGGGGAGGGTGCACACCCGCTTCAACCAGGCGGGGACGGCCACCGGGCGGCTGTCCTCCTCCGACCCCAATCTGCAAAACATTCCCATCCGCACCGAGCACGGGCGAAAGATTCGGCGCGCCTTCGTCCCCGCGAGCGGGTGCGTTTTCCTTTCGGCGGACTACTCCCAGATCGATCTGCGGGTGTTGGCCCACGTGTCCGGCGACCCGGCCCTCACGGCGGCTTTCCGCCGGGGGGAGGACATCCACGCCGCCACGGCGCGCGACATTTTCGGCCTCGCCGCGGGCGCTCCCGTGACGGAGGACCAGCGGCGGGTGGCCAAATCCGTCAATTTCGGCATCGTTTACGGGCAAACGGGGTTCGGGCTGGCGCAGCAGCTGGGCCTGCCCATCGGCCAGGCCCAGGCCTACATCAACGCCTATCTGGACAAGTACCACGGCGTGAAAAAATGGATCGCCGCCATCGTCGAGGAAGCCCGGGCGAAGGGGTATGTGACGACCCTGCTCAACCGGCGGCGCTATCTGCCGGAGATCAAGGCGGCCAACGCCGCGGTGCGCGCCTTCGCGGAACGCACGGCCATGAACACGCCCATCCAAGGAACCTCGGCCGACATCATCAAGGTCGCCATGCGCGATGTCGCCCGCCTCATCGAAAAAAAAGGCTGGGCCGCGCGCATGCTGCTGCAGGTGCACGACGACCTGTTGTTCGAGGTGCCCCGCGATGAGCTGGCGACGGTCGCGGAGCCCCTGCGCAAAGCCATGGAGTCGGCGCTGGCCCTGGACGTCCCCGTGGTGGTGGATTTGAAAACCGGCCCCAATTGGGCCGACATGACGAAGCGCCGTGCCTGA